GTCGCTGGGCTGAGCGTAGACGATGGCCTTCTCGCTGTCGTTGTGCATGATGTGCAGGTACGTCTCCTTGCGGTTCCACGTGTGGATGTTCACATTGAAGAAGTAGATTCCTGGGACGTGGCAGCGGTACTTCCCAGCAAACATGTCGAAGTGTTCGGGGGAGTTCACGAAGATGGTGTCGAAGATCAGCGCCTGGTAGTTGTCAACGCTGTGAAGGGACTTCCGGCGGCCCACTGAGAAAGCAGAATGCTGGGTTTTGCAGGCATCGCCCGGGGCTCCGGCCTGTCCCTTATCACCTTTGAGGCCTTCAGTCCCCCTTGGTCCCAGGGAACCCTCAATCCCAGGCTTCCCAGGAGTTCCTCTTTCTCCACGGTCACCTTTGTCACCTTATAAAGACAGATGGTGTAAGGAAAAAGCAAAAATGTCAGAAAGAGCCTAACGATATTGTAACTATTTCTGAGGTGTAATTAACTTTAACCCTATAAACagagtaactgattacatgtacaAGTACTtgtaatgaattgcattttaaaatattcataatcagattacagttacttttttatggattacatgattgcaTATCATTTACGCAATGGCAATAAATGATTCTTCAAAATGAATCCTTCTTTTGACCTATTTTATATTGTTCTTTCTAAGAATCCTGCTGTGTGTCATACAGTTCACATTTGACTATATTTACAAAGAGAGACATAGAGATATTTCAAggaatatgttttaaattaaattaaattaatgcatttagcagacgcttttatccaaagcgacttacagtgcattcagactatcagtttttacctatcatgtgttcccggggaatcgaacccacaaccttcgcTTGATAAGGCAAAGATCTACCAATAGAGCAACAGGAACACTTCAGTGTTTAATGGTATGTGTACAACAAGTTTAAAAGCAGTCAGAATACATTACCTTAATGAGTAACCTAGATTATGTTACTAACTACAGTTTTCATCATGCAATATGTAATCAGTAatggactacaatttgtaagtaatctacccagctcaaCCTATAAAGCCTAttgtatcatatttaatacacaaatgaTCAACATGATCGATGTGAGATTGTTAAAATGAAAGATTTACTTtcaatatttcaagatgaacacttactggactaAATCAACATAGGTTTACTTGACTATCCATACATAATATGCTAGAAAAagaaatcatgttaaaatgtgatTATTGGCCATGATACATCAGGCTTCTGAGGAACATCATCTCTCAGTCATTGTTgagttgcattgcattatatgttctgTCCCTACAGAGCTCTGTACATAAcattaagcatttaaatatcatcttaataAGACATGTTGGGAAAAATAGTTTGAAAACTGATATTTATTGGATAGTGTTGCTTAGTTTGGGCCTCTAAATAAAATTCAGTTATTAGCTCTATATCGAAAGGCATATGGCTTTTCATTATTGTAAATACACAAGCACAAATTCTGGCAAACTAAAATAAGTCCCCATAACCTCAAATCACAGCTTCTCAAATAACAAAAGACATTCTCAGACACTTATCTCAGGTTTAAGCTTTTTCTTTGTCTTCTGTAAACATACAATTCTGGCATCGATTGTGACCTCAGCTCAGAATGTCCACAGACCACATTTGCTGCACATCCACATTTCTATATGTGCAACAAACATGCACATATGTGCGTGCACAGACACATAAAACAACTCTCATGATGAGGTTCCCGCCACATCAGCACCTTTTCTGCCAGGCTTGTCACTTCCTGTCCACTAAGTAGGCCTCCAGTGGAGCAGATATTTCTGAGCCAAGAGAAGTTAACTGAGGCGCACAGAGGGAAGAAGCAGCTGAAAACACATATTCACATTACTCAGCCCAATGAATGCCTTATTTCCCAGATGAGTTACATTTATGCTTAGTTTACGGTTCAGAACCAATATCCCACAGCACTTGTGCCAGAGAAGCAATAGATTGGGAAACAGGGAAAACTAAAATCCAACAAGGATCATTGGGGTCAGAATTTGGCTATGAGATGTTGATGTTCAATACTTGCTGAagtttttgctcatgttatttgACTCTGAAACCTCATCTACAGCGCCTGTGGGTGCTTTAAgtggtttaaaggaatagttcaaccaaacatgaaaatatgctgaaaatgtacttctTCATGTccagatttgaagaaattcagcattacatcacctgctcaccctgcagtgaatgggtgccgtcagaatgagagtcaaaacagctgataaaaacatcccaataatccacaagccTTAACAccatgtgaagtgaaaagctgcatgttttatttactgtgttttacTTGTAAACAgggcttgatctgtgcatatttctcttgtGATTCAGACCAGACACCTTTTTTTCAATGGAGAAAGCCAGATTATTAATGACTtaatgatgagtttgtttctcacAGACATAACTTTACAGTTTACAAGAATTTTATAGACAgtctggattacttgtggattattgtgatgttttcatcagctgtttggactctcattctggcggcacccattcactgcagagcatccactgttgagcaagtgatgtgatgatacatttctccaaatctgttcagatgaaaaaagataataaaaaaaaataccaatctcatctacatcttggatggcctgtgtttgagtacattttcatgaaatgtaaatgtatggtTAGGTGAAAAATGCAataagtttgcaataaaccatgTTAGGGTTTACTCTGAAAGAATGTGGATTGCTTCATGAGCCACACAACTTGTTTTTGTCATATAAGCTGAAGCACTTTTTGGGGTACCTTTGAGAATGGTCATGTTGATGTATGTGCGGACCTCGGGCATCGCAGGTATGCTTTCTCTGAGCGTCGCAGTGTCATCTAGTGGTGGGAGGTGGTCACAACATCGACGGCAGGCCGGCTGAGGTATCGAGACTACCAGATGTAGAAACAGACAGGCAAGCAGGAGGAGGGACCCAAACATTGTGCGATCTGAGATAAAAGAGTAAACATGCACTCGTAAGAGTAATGGCTTTCATTGCATGTGTTTTCCAGCCGCCTCCTATAATAACTTTCCACACACTGTTATTGTTTCACTAATGGGGGACTGTGGAAGCACCTGTGTATTTATTAGTGGGATCATTAAAGCAGACTGGATTAGCGTGATcctgaaaaacagaaagagagggGATTCTGGCTGATGCTAAGAGTGGAATGCAGCCTGACAAATGTAGGCCCCTTCAGGACACAGATGAATGTTTCTCTGGTCTGAGTCCAACCTGCACACAACTACAGCTAAACTAACAGATTTCAGTTGTTCTGCTCTCCACTCGACAGAATCTAGCTTGTATCTTACAGAGTTCATTTGATAACACAAATTATAGACTTTAAAACACTTCCAAATTCATTTGTGCTGCGGGTTAATCTTAATGATGTTATAATATTAGATCAGATACTATTAGTATTCATAGGTTGAGTCCCCCGAAAAGTGTAAACCATGAGGCTGTGTTGCATTTCCATGGATCATATCAGATGGAGACCACTGGGCagctatttaaattaatttgtttccaTGCTGCTTTATGATTATGGTATAATCTATTTCAGATAAACTGTCCCAAAGCAGCAGATAAAAGAAGAAAACCTAGCTGGTTGCTTTGCATGTGGTCAAGCATCTCTTCTTATCAAGTGAGCAAGTCTTGGCCAAAAAAGCATTGCATCTGGGTGGAATACATGTATTTAACCAGCAAATATTTAAACCAGCATCATTAggcaaaatggaaaataaaatgaaattattagatttttttattttattaaattgtttgctTGTTCATTGGTTTGTTTTTAACACTCAAAATGTGAAGTACACTACTATAATCACTAAATAATTAAATCCTTTTTTTCAGATtcagatcaaaagtgacaatataaaatatttttatgtcaagtaaatactgttcttttgaacgttttattcatcaaagaatgctgaaaaagcCACAGTTTCCCCAAAaagattaagcagcacaactattttccaTACTAATAACAATGGATACCGGACTAAAAtatataacatagaaatgtaataGAACAGTTCTTACTGTAGAAACACCTTTACCATAGTGTGTTTGAAACAGAAACTCAAATccacttttaaaagcttttggtCATGTTCGTCAAGCCATAAAGCCAAATACAAACCGAGAAACAGAAGCACATGGTGAGTTCCAGGAGTTCCTGTTTGAAGAGACCGATAAGATTTGTTTTCACTTGGAAATCAGCAGGAAAACACGCCATACAAACTCACACATTTCTTTGTGCTGTTCCCTCCACATGTGTTCCGTGTCCCGGTTAATTTGTTATTTCTCTTGTTAACCTGTCTTTAAAAGCCCTAGTCCATTCAGCTCATGTTGGGGGGTCTACTTGTTGCTACGTGTGTTTCCTGTGATTTCCTGTATTGGATAGACCCTGTTCCTGCAGTctgttaaatattgttttgtgtattCCTCGTTCCTCTCTACACACAGTGTGACATCTGTAGGATTTGTATTACATCAGACTAACAGGCTGCTGGGTCTGACATGTTGAGAACCACAAGAAAAATCAAGCTTTTGATATACTACTGTctagcagtggttcccaatcctggtcctggagaacccccaacactgcaggcttttggtgtctctcttatctgacacagaCACATTTAAGGTCTGGAGTCTTCACTAATGAGCTGAGGAGATGAATCGGGTGTGTGTGAATAGGGAGACAACTTAAACGAGCAGTGTTGGGGGAAGTCCAGCACCAGGGTTGGGAATCACTGCACTACAGCATAAAAAGTAATGTCTAAGGGGGTTAGTCATAAAACTCACAAAAAGTCATAAAACTTTCAATACTGGCAATTTCCATTGCAAAAGTGCAAGTGATAGACATACATAGAGTGTACCGAAGCTAAAGATGAGATAAAGCACGACTCAAAttcatactactactaataatcaTCAGATTTTTGacaaatt
The nucleotide sequence above comes from Carassius gibelio isolate Cgi1373 ecotype wild population from Czech Republic chromosome B3, carGib1.2-hapl.c, whole genome shotgun sequence. Encoded proteins:
- the c1qtnf6a gene encoding LOW QUALITY PROTEIN: complement C1q tumor necrosis factor-related protein 6 (The sequence of the model RefSeq protein was modified relative to this genomic sequence to represent the inferred CDS: deleted 1 base in 1 codon), translated to MFGSLLLLACLFLHLVVSIPQPACRRCCDHLPPLDDTATLRESIPAMPEVRTYINMTILKGDKGDRGERGTPGKPGIEGSLGPRGTEGLKGDKGQAGAPGDACKTQHSAFSVGRRKSLHSVDNYQALIFDTIFVNSPEHFDMFAGKYRCHVPGIYFFNVNIHTWNRKETYLHIMHNDSEKAIVYAQPSDRSIMQSQSLMLPLRGGDEVWLRLFKHERQNAIYSDDVDIYITFNGYLIKPEAE